The sequence below is a genomic window from Mycobacterium heidelbergense.
AAATTCCTGACCACGCCGGGCACCCGCACCCCGGTGTTCGTGCGGTTCTCCACGGTGGCCGGGTCGCGCGGCTCGGCCGACACGGTCCGCGACGTGCGCGGGTTCGCCACCAAGTTCTACACCGAACAGGGCAACTACGACCTGGTGGGCAACAACTTCCCGGTCTTCTTCATCCAGGACGGCATCAAGTTCCCCGACTTCGTGCACGCCGTTAAACCCGAGCCGCACAACGAGATTCCGCAGGCGGCCTCCGCGCATGACACCCTGTGGGACTTCGTCTCGCTGCAGCCCGAGACGCTGCACACCATCATGTGGCTGATGTCGGATCGCGCGCTGCCGCGCAGCTACCGCATGATGCAGGGCTTCGGGGTGCACACGTTCCGGCTGGTCAACGACGGCGGCGAGGGAACTTTCGTGAAGTTCCACTGGAAGCCGCGGCTGGGCGTGCACTCGCTGATCTGGGACGAATGCCAGAAGATCGCCGGCAAGGACCCGGACTACAACCGGCGCGACCTGTGGGAGGCCATCGAGTCCGGCCAGTATCCGGAATGGGAGCTCGGGGTGCAGCTGGTGGCCGAGGCCGACGAGTTCAGGTTCGACTTCGACCTGCTCGACGCCACGAAAATCATTCCAGAGGAGCAGGTTCCGGTTCGGCCGGTGGGCAGGATGGTGCTGAACCGCAACCCCGACAACTTCTTCGCCGAAACCGAGCAGGTGGCTTTCCACACCGCCAACGTGGTGCCGGGGATCGACTTCACCAACGATCCGCTGCTGCAGTTCCGCAACTTCTCCTACCTCGACACGCAGCTGATCCGCCTGGGCGGGCCCAACTTCGCGCAGCTGCCGGTCAACCGGCCGGTGGCCGAGGTGCGCAACAACCAGCACGACGGCTACGGGCAGCACGTCATCCCGCAGGGCCGGTCCAGCTATTTCAAGAACACCATCGGCGGCGGATGCCCGGCGCTGGCCGACGAGGGCGTGTTCCGGCACTACACCCAGCGGGTCGACGGCGTCGCGATGCGCAAGCGCGCGAAGTCCTTCGAGAACCACTACGGCCAGGCGCGGATGTTCTGGAAGAGCATGTCGGCGGTCGAGGCCGAGCACATCGTCGCCGCGTTCGCCTTCGAGCTCGGCAAGGTCGAGGTCCCCGAGATCCGGTCGGCGGTGGTGGCCCAGCTCGCCCGCGTCGACCACGAGCTGGCCACCCTGGTGGCGGCGAAGCTGGGGCTTCCCGAGCCGCCCGACGAGGCGGTCGACGGTGCGGTGGTCGCGTCGCCGGCGCTGTCGCAGATCGGTGTCGGTGTCGGTGTCGGTGACACGATCGCCTCGCGCAAGATCGCGGTGCTGGCCGCCGACGGCGTGGATGTCGTTGGGACGCAGCGGTTTATCGAACTGATGCGACAGCGCGGCGCGGTGGTCGAAGTCCTGGCCCCAGTCGCCGGCGGCACCCTGCGGGGCGGGTCCGGCGGGGAACTCCCGGTGGACCGGGCGTTCACGACGATGGCGTCGGTGCTCTACGACGCGGTCGTGGTGGCGTGCGGGCCGGAGTCGGTGTCCACGCTCTCCGGCGACGGCTACGCGGTGCACTTCGTGGTCGAGGCCTACAAGCACCTGAAACCGATCGGCGCGTACGGCGCCGGGATCGACCTGCTGCGCGATGCGGGCATCGAGAACCGCCTCGCTGACGGCGCGGACGTCGTCAGCGACCAGGCCGTCGTCACCACCACGGCCGCCGCCGACGAGTTGCCGGATGAGTTCGCCGAGGAGTTCGCCGCCGCGCTGGCCCAGCACCGCTGCTGGCAACGCCAGACGGACCCCGTGCCGGCATAGCGGGCCGCCGGCACGCCGGGGTTTTGACCGTTCGCGGGCGGGGCATTCTCGCAACGTCTGTCCACAGGAGGGTGAATCATGCCGAATCCGTCGATCAAGAACGAGAAGCTGTACGAGGACCTGCGCAAGAAGGGCGACTCCCAGGAAAAGGCCGCGCGTATTTCCAACGCCGCCGCCGCCCGGGGCAAATCGTCGGTCGCCCGCAAGGGCGGCAAGTCGGGGTCCTACCAGGACTGGACGGTTCCGCAGCTGAAGAAGCGGGCCAAAGAGCTTGGCATCTCGGGATATTCGGGCCTGACGAAGGACAAGTTGGTCGCCAAGCTGCGCAACCACTGACTCGGGCGGTCAGCCGGTGAGGCCGAGCCGGCACGCCATCGCGGGATTTGTCATCTGTTTAAGTACGGTCAGAGTGGGCAAGTCATGTGTTATGTCAGGCCCTGCGTCCCGCGCCCACCATGCCTACGACCGGGTGGCCGTCGCGATCCCGACCGCGGCCCGGGGGAATTCGTCGGCGGGTGATGGCGCGTGACGGCGGGATTGGTCAAGCACTGGCTGGAGTCCGGGCGGCTCGAGTTGCCGTTGCCCGCCTCGGGACGCACCGCCGAACGCTGGCAGCGCCTGACACACCTGGCCGAGGACGACATCGTGGCGGCCCGGATCGCCGAGGCGCACGTCGACGCGGTCGCGACACTCCACGAGCTGGGCGGCAAGCCGCCCGATTCCGATCAACTGTGGGGCGTCTGGGCGGCCGAGTCCCCCGACGCGGTGGTGACCGCCACCAAGATCGCCGGCGGCGCAGTCATTCTCAGCGGCACCAAGGTGTGGTGCTCGGGGGCCGGGTTCTGCACCCATGCACTGGTGACGGCCCGGCTCGACGACGGACGGCGGGGGCTGTTCGCCGTGACGGCCACCGACCCGGCGGTCAAAGCGCTGCCGACCACGTGGTGGAACGTCGGGATGGCCGGCAGCGACACCAGGGCCGTGCAGTTCACCAACGCCCACGCCGTCGCCGTCGGGGATGCGGACGACTACCTGAATCGGCCGGGCTTCTGGCACGGTGCGATCGGCGTGGCCGCGTGCTGGCTCGGCGGGGCGCGCAGGGTCGCCGAGCCGCTCTATCGCTGCGCCACAAGCACATCGGCCGACGCATACTCGCTGGCACACCTGGGCGCCGTGGACGCCGCGCTCGCCGCCGGCGACGCGATCCTGGCCGCGTCGGCATCGCGGATCGACTCCGACCCGTTCGACCGCACCGATACCGCTCAACTGCTGGCCCGTCGGGTCCGCACGGTCGTCGAGCACGCGGCCGATGAAGCCATCACCCGGACGGGCCGCGCTCTGGGGCCGGGCCCGCTGTGCCAGGACGGCCGGCACGCGCAGCGGGTGGCCGACTTGACGATCTATATACGACAAAGCCACGCCGAGCGGGATCTCGCCGAACTCGGCCGGCTCGCCGGGCGCCAGCCATTGGGGGCCGGTTGAAAACCGCGCCGGCAGGCGACTGCGCCGCGTTCGAGGCCGAGCCGTTGACCCGCGGCGGCACGCCGCTGCCGGTGTGGCTGGCCGCGCTCGACAGGCAGCCGCCGCCGGCACTGGATCTGACCGGATGCCGCGGGCTGGTCGTCGTTGCGCCGCACCCCGACGACGAGACCCTCGGCCTGGGTGCGACGATCGCGCACCTCGTGGCGTCGGGCGTCGACGTCCGGGTGGTATCGGCCAGTGACGGCGGCGCGGCCGGCGCCACGCCGTCGGACCGGACGCGTCTGGAAACCATACGAAGATACGAACTACGGAGGGCAACAAGCGTTTTAGGGGTTCCTCCGCCCGTGTCGCTGGGCCTGCCCGACGGCCGGCTGACCGACCACGAGGACAGGATCGCCGAGTCGCTCGCCGAGATCCTCCGGGGTGCCGCACCGGGGACCCGCTGCGCCGCCACCTGGCGCGGCGACGGTCATCCCGACCACGAGGCCGTGGGACGTGCCGCGGCGGAGGCGTGCGCGCGCACCGACGTCGAGCTGCTGGAGTATCCCGTGTGGATGTGGCACTGGGCCCACCCCGCCGACCCGGCCGTGCCGTGGGACCGGGCTCACTCGGTGTGCCTGTCCGGCTGGGCGCTGGATCGCAAACGCCATGCCGCGCACTGCTTTCGCAGCCAGCTGGAGCCGGGCGCCGGCGGCACGGCACCCGTGTTGCCGGCCTTCGCGCTGCAGCGACTGCTCGCGGTGGGGGAAGTGGTATTCCGGTGACCGAGTCCGATCACCGGCGCTTACCCGTGGTGGCCGCCGGCCCTTGCCTCGAGCCGATGCCGGACACGCCCGATGTCGTCCAATGAGGGCATTTCGTCAGTGATCCGGGTGATCTCGACCCCGACGTCCGCGTTGTCGATCGGCCGCCGCCCGCGCCCGATGAATTTGCTCGTGACGACCGCGACCTCGTCGTCGGATATCCGCCGCGGCAACAGCGCCAACAGCGCCACGTAACCGGTGGCGGGCACTCCGCGCGGGTAACCGGCACGCAGAAACGCAACGATGCTCGACAGCCCATCGCGCAAGCGCATATTTGACCTCGCTAACCTCGCCGCCCGCCAGCACCGCGGGACGTCTCTGCCACGGATAACCGGGCGTCGCGGTTTAAAACCACGCCCGGGTGGATTCCTTCTCGTGCGTGACACCCGGCCGAGGTGGCCAACGCCTCACCGTACCTGTTGGCGCGGGCGCAAAGTGAAGGGGCCCGGCCCGTCAGCGGCGCCGGACCCCTTCGGGGAATCGGATTACTGGTTCTCCTTCTGACGCTGCTCGGCGGCCTTCGCTCCCGCCCGCGCCGACTCGGCTTCGGCCTCCTTCTTGCCGGCGTCACGCTGAGCGTCGGCCTTGTCCTGCTGCGCCCGGCCCTCCTTGATCAGGTCGTCGCGACCGGCGATGGTCCCGCCGACCTCCTTGGCCTTGCCTTTGATGCCCTCGACGGCACCCTTGACGGCCTCTTGCGGTCCGCTCTTCTGATCCCCCATGAATTGACCTCCCTCGGTGGTTACTGAGCTTGCGCCCAATGTGGTTTTGCGAATCCCGTTCGCACCTACTGGCTTCCCGCACGGCGCCCGGTCAAACACTCCCGGCACTTTTCCCGCCGGTCGCTGCCCGCGGTGGACGGGCTTGTTTGGGTTGCGTTTTTCCGGGTAGGCCAGCCGGCGACGAGGGAAAGCGGGTGAGGTCACTGAGCACTGTCGGTGTCATCGGGGCGACCGGTACGGCGGGATCCCGCGTCGTCGCCAGGCTGAGGGCGCGCGACGTCGCGGTGGTGGAGATATCCCGCGCCCACGGCGTCGACCTGGTCTCGGGGCAGGGCTGTCCCGCGCGCTGGCGGGTGTCGACGTCGGAGATCGTGCTCGACGGTCCGGTGCCAGCGACGATCGTGAGGTCCACCCAGTGGTACGAATTCGCCACCCATCCCGCCGCGGTGACGTGCGACGACGGTGAGGTGGTCGTCCAGGACTGGCTGATTCAGCCCATCGCCGCCGACACCGTCGCCGACGTGCTGGTCGAGGCGGCCCTGGGGCAGACGCACCCGCCGCGCACCATCACCGGCCCGCAGACCATCCGGTTACCCGAGCTGACATCGAAACTGCTTGCGCAGCAAGGCGATAGCCGTCGGGTGCGCGCCGCGCAACCCGCGCTCGGCGCGCTTGCCACCGGCGCGCTGCTGGCTTCCGGTCAGGCGATAGTCATCGGCCCCGACGTCGACACCTGGCTGCACACCCTGGCTCCGGCCGACACAGACGGCGGTTCGGCCGGCGAGGCCGCGACCCCGCCCCGCTGACGGGTCCTACGCTCGGGCCGGGTTGAGCTGCGGCCGCCCGCGCGACGGAGCCCCCTTCAGGTCACGGTTGCGTCACGATTGACATCACGATTGCTTAAGAAACGGTCCCGTTTTCTAAGGATCCTCAGCGTTGGCGGGCGAATTTGGGGGGCTCGCTTGGCGAAAACCCCCGCCCAGGCGGTGTGTCGAGGGCCGCGCGGTGCGGGCGTTCGTTGTGAGCGAACACCGCCACTGTTGGCTTTCGCTACTTTGGTTTTCGAGGACCGGGAGCCTCTGTCGAAGAATCAATCGATCTATTTCGAAGGACAACACTCATCATGAAAATCAGCAGTATCGTCGCGCGCCGGCGAGTGGCCGGCATCAGCGCGGGCTGTCTGCTCGGGGGATTGACCGTGGGGCTCATCGGTGCGCCAACGGCGGCCGCGGCACCCGACTGCAGCCCGGGCGGTGTGAACGCCACCGTTTCCTCGGTGACCGGCGCGGCGCAGCAGTACCTGGCCGCACATCCGGACGCCAACCAGGTGGTCACGGCCGCCTACGGGCAGCCGCGCCCGGAGGCCGAGTCCAGCCTGCGCGGCTATTTCACCGCGCATCCGCAGCAGTACAGCGACTTGCGGGGCATCCTGTCACCGATCGGCGACACCGAACGGCAGTGCAATGTCACGGCCCTTCCACCGAATCTGGAATCGGCCTACCACGAGTTCATGGCCGGCTGATCCCGCCGGCGAACGACCCGCCCCAGCGCCGTGGCGGGTCGTTCGTCGCTTTCCGGGGTGGCTGTCGCGCGTAGGCGGGCACATCGGTGTATGCCGGCCGGCGAGTGACTGATGCGACGCATGGGGTTAACGCCCGCGAGCCAGGAATAACAACGGCGATTGCGGGTATCACGACTCCTGCGGGAAGTGCCAAAGCCGCACTTCGGTCGAGGAGGGCTGGTTGATGTCGAAGCAGAACGTCGGTGATTATCTGCTCGAACGGCTGCGGGCGTGGGACGTGCGGCACGTATTCGCCTATCCCGGCGACGGCATCAATGGGCTCCTCGCCGCGTGGGGCCGCGCGGACAACAGGCCCCAGTTCGTCCAGTCGCGCCACGAAGAGATGAGCGCGTTCGAAGCGGTCGGCTACGCCAAATTCGCCGGCCGCCTCGGGGTGTGCGCGGCGACGTCGGGACCCGGCGCGATCCATCTGCTCAACGGCCTCTACGACGCCAAGCTCGACCATGTGCCGGTGCTGGCCATCGTCGGCCAGACCAACCGCAGCGCCATGGGCGGGTCCTACCAGCAGGAGGTCGACCTGCTGAGCCTGTACAAGGACGTCGCCAGCGACTACGTCCAAATGGTCACGGTCCCAGAACAATTGCCCAACGTGCTCGATCGCGCCATCCGGGTGGCCCTGACGCAGCGCGCCCCGACGGCGTTGATCATCCCCGCCGACGTGCAGGAACTGCCGTATTCGCCGCCCACCCACGCGTTCAAGATGGTGCCGTCCAGCCTGGGCATCGAATCGCCGGCGATCTCCCCCGACGACGCCGCCATCGCGCGGGCGGCCGAGGTCCTCAACGACGGCGAACGGGTCGCGATGCTGGTGGGCACCGGCGCGCGCGGGGCACACCGGGAGCTGACCGAGGTCGCCGACCTGCTCGGCGCGGGAGCGGCCAAGGCGCTGCTGGGCAAGGACGTGTTGTCCGACGAATTGCCTTGGGTCACCGGGTCCATCGGCCTGCTGGGGACCCGGCCCAGCTACGAGTTGATGCGCGACTGCGACACCCTGCTCACCGTGGGATCCAGCTTCCCGTACACCCAGTTCCTGCCGGAGTTCGGGCAGTGCCGGGCCGTGCAGATCGACGTCGACGGCCGGTTCATCGGGATGCGCTATCCCTACGAGGTCAACGTGGTCGCCGACGCGAAGGCCGCGCTGAAGGCGCTGATCCCCCGGTTGCGACGCAAGGAGGACAGGTCGTGGCGCGACGGCATCGAGGCCAACGTGGCGCGCTGGTGGGAAACCATGCATAAGGAGGCGATGGTCGGCGCGCACCCGATCAACCCGCTGCGGCTGTTCGACGAGCTCTCCCCGCAGCTGCCCGACAACGCCATCGTCACGGCCGATTCCGGTTCGGCGGCCAACTGGTACGCGCGAAACCTCAAGTTTCGCGGCGATATTCGCGGCTCACTGTCGGGGACCCTGGCGACGATGGGTCCCGGCGTGCCGTACGGCATCGGCGCCAAATTCGCGCAGCCGCAACGGCCCGTCGTCGTGTTCAGCGGCGACGGCGCCATGCAGATGAACGGCATGGCCGAGCTGATCACGATCAAACGGTACTGGCGGGAATGGGACGACCCGCGCCTGGTCGTGGCGATCCTGCACAACAACGACCTCAACCAGGTCACCTGGGAGATGCGGGCCATGGCCGGGGCGCCGAAATTCGTGGAATCCCAGGAGCTTCCCGACGTCGACTACGCCGGCTTCGCGGCCGGGCTGGGCCTCAACGCGATGGCCGTCAAGGACCCGGAGGAACTGTCCGACGCCTGGCGCAACGCGTTGTCGGCCGACCGCCCCACCGTCCTGGACGTCTACACCGATCCCGACATGCCGCCCATCCCGCCGCACGCCACCTGGGAGCAGTTCAAATCC
It includes:
- a CDS encoding DUF3349 domain-containing protein; translation: MRLRDGLSSIVAFLRAGYPRGVPATGYVALLALLPRRISDDEVAVVTSKFIGRGRRPIDNADVGVEITRITDEMPSLDDIGRVRHRLEARAGGHHG
- a CDS encoding PIG-L deacetylase family protein, with the protein product MKTAPAGDCAAFEAEPLTRGGTPLPVWLAALDRQPPPALDLTGCRGLVVVAPHPDDETLGLGATIAHLVASGVDVRVVSASDGGAAGATPSDRTRLETIRRYELRRATSVLGVPPPVSLGLPDGRLTDHEDRIAESLAEILRGAAPGTRCAATWRGDGHPDHEAVGRAAAEACARTDVELLEYPVWMWHWAHPADPAVPWDRAHSVCLSGWALDRKRHAAHCFRSQLEPGAGGTAPVLPAFALQRLLAVGEVVFR
- a CDS encoding acyl-CoA dehydrogenase family protein, with the protein product MTAGLVKHWLESGRLELPLPASGRTAERWQRLTHLAEDDIVAARIAEAHVDAVATLHELGGKPPDSDQLWGVWAAESPDAVVTATKIAGGAVILSGTKVWCSGAGFCTHALVTARLDDGRRGLFAVTATDPAVKALPTTWWNVGMAGSDTRAVQFTNAHAVAVGDADDYLNRPGFWHGAIGVAACWLGGARRVAEPLYRCATSTSADAYSLAHLGAVDAALAAGDAILAASASRIDSDPFDRTDTAQLLARRVRTVVEHAADEAITRTGRALGPGPLCQDGRHAQRVADLTIYIRQSHAERDLAELGRLAGRQPLGAG
- a CDS encoding thiamine pyrophosphate-requiring protein gives rise to the protein MSKQNVGDYLLERLRAWDVRHVFAYPGDGINGLLAAWGRADNRPQFVQSRHEEMSAFEAVGYAKFAGRLGVCAATSGPGAIHLLNGLYDAKLDHVPVLAIVGQTNRSAMGGSYQQEVDLLSLYKDVASDYVQMVTVPEQLPNVLDRAIRVALTQRAPTALIIPADVQELPYSPPTHAFKMVPSSLGIESPAISPDDAAIARAAEVLNDGERVAMLVGTGARGAHRELTEVADLLGAGAAKALLGKDVLSDELPWVTGSIGLLGTRPSYELMRDCDTLLTVGSSFPYTQFLPEFGQCRAVQIDVDGRFIGMRYPYEVNVVADAKAALKALIPRLRRKEDRSWRDGIEANVARWWETMHKEAMVGAHPINPLRLFDELSPQLPDNAIVTADSGSAANWYARNLKFRGDIRGSLSGTLATMGPGVPYGIGAKFAQPQRPVVVFSGDGAMQMNGMAELITIKRYWREWDDPRLVVAILHNNDLNQVTWEMRAMAGAPKFVESQELPDVDYAGFAAGLGLNAMAVKDPEELSDAWRNALSADRPTVLDVYTDPDMPPIPPHATWEQFKSTAAAVLAGDKNRVGFVKEGLKAKAQEFLPHKNS
- a CDS encoding heme-binding protein encodes the protein MKISSIVARRRVAGISAGCLLGGLTVGLIGAPTAAAAPDCSPGGVNATVSSVTGAAQQYLAAHPDANQVVTAAYGQPRPEAESSLRGYFTAHPQQYSDLRGILSPIGDTERQCNVTALPPNLESAYHEFMAG
- the mbp1 gene encoding microaggregate-binding protein 1: MGDQKSGPQEAVKGAVEGIKGKAKEVGGTIAGRDDLIKEGRAQQDKADAQRDAGKKEAEAESARAGAKAAEQRQKENQ
- a CDS encoding DUF7218 family protein, which encodes MPNPSIKNEKLYEDLRKKGDSQEKAARISNAAAARGKSSVARKGGKSGSYQDWTVPQLKKRAKELGISGYSGLTKDKLVAKLRNH
- a CDS encoding catalase, which produces MNTDHNPDPKQRDLERSRVRRDTGYLTTQQGVRVDHTDDSLTVGERGPTLLEDFHAREKITHFDHERIPERVVHARGAGAYGFFEPYDDWLAEYTAAKFLTTPGTRTPVFVRFSTVAGSRGSADTVRDVRGFATKFYTEQGNYDLVGNNFPVFFIQDGIKFPDFVHAVKPEPHNEIPQAASAHDTLWDFVSLQPETLHTIMWLMSDRALPRSYRMMQGFGVHTFRLVNDGGEGTFVKFHWKPRLGVHSLIWDECQKIAGKDPDYNRRDLWEAIESGQYPEWELGVQLVAEADEFRFDFDLLDATKIIPEEQVPVRPVGRMVLNRNPDNFFAETEQVAFHTANVVPGIDFTNDPLLQFRNFSYLDTQLIRLGGPNFAQLPVNRPVAEVRNNQHDGYGQHVIPQGRSSYFKNTIGGGCPALADEGVFRHYTQRVDGVAMRKRAKSFENHYGQARMFWKSMSAVEAEHIVAAFAFELGKVEVPEIRSAVVAQLARVDHELATLVAAKLGLPEPPDEAVDGAVVASPALSQIGVGVGVGDTIASRKIAVLAADGVDVVGTQRFIELMRQRGAVVEVLAPVAGGTLRGGSGGELPVDRAFTTMASVLYDAVVVACGPESVSTLSGDGYAVHFVVEAYKHLKPIGAYGAGIDLLRDAGIENRLADGADVVSDQAVVTTTAAADELPDEFAEEFAAALAQHRCWQRQTDPVPA